The following are encoded together in the Oncorhynchus gorbuscha isolate QuinsamMale2020 ecotype Even-year linkage group LG03, OgorEven_v1.0, whole genome shotgun sequence genome:
- the LOC124020663 gene encoding PRA1 family protein 3-like: protein MAKVELTPLRPWDDFFPGSDRFAKPDVRDLPKWNNRVVNNLLYYQTNYLAMAVMVFLIVGFLNPMEMFMGMAVVSLVFLGSVWAGENKAMIKDFKRQNPTLFVMAVMLASYFLMSLFDGVMVFIFGITFPLLLIFAHASFRLRNMKNKLENTMEGAGLKKSPIGILLDALGQQEESLHKIQEFLEGKLKEG from the exons ATGGCTAAGGTAGAACTCACACCGCTGAGACCCTGGGACGATTTCTTCCCAGGTTCTGACCGATTTGCTAAACCAGACGTGAGAGATCTACCTAAATGGAACAACAGGGTTGTCAACAACTTGCTTTACTATCAGACGAACTATTTGGCGATGGCTGTCATGGTTTTCCTTATTGTGGG GTTCCTGAACCCTATGGAGATGTTCATGGGCATGGCGGTGGTGTCATTGGTCTTCCTGGGCTCAGTGTGGGCTGGAGAGAATAAGGCCATGATCAAGGACTTTAAGCGGCAGAACCCCACATTGTTTGTCATGGCAGTGATGCTTGCCAGCTACTTCCTCATGTCTCTCTTTGATGGCGTCATGGTCTTCATATTTGGGATCACGTTTCCTCTTCtct TGATCTTTGCACATGCCTCATTTCGCCTTCGCAACATGAAGAATAAACTGGAGAATACAATGGAGGGGGCGGGGCTAAAGAAGTCACCAATAGGTATTCTACTGGATGCACTGGGCCAGCAGGAAGAGAGTCTGCATAAGATCCAAGAATTCTTGGAAGGAAAACTAAAGGAAGGATGA